In Saccharothrix syringae, the following are encoded in one genomic region:
- a CDS encoding transposase: MVQIVQRPQVPYFTVPPRRWVVERSLARITGHRRRVRDYERLPHHHEAMVRWSMIRITSRRLTQPQQIGNGY; this comes from the coding sequence GTGGTGCAGATCGTTCAACGCCCGCAGGTGCCGTACTTCACCGTGCCGCCCAGGAGGTGGGTGGTCGAACGAAGCCTTGCCCGGATCACCGGACACCGCCGCCGCGTGCGTGACTACGAACGCCTGCCCCACCACCACGAGGCGATGGTCCGCTGGTCCATGATCCGCATCACCAGCCGTCGACTCACCCAACCCCAGCAGATCGGAAACGGCTACTAA
- a CDS encoding polysaccharide deacetylase family protein, translating into MCAVRTSAPHVVLTYDDGPEPGSTEAVLEALRAFRATATFFVLMTRVRRFPGLLAEVVAEGHEVGLHGLDHRRLTGFPADEVERRTRSGRAELEDVIGRAVTWFRPPYGTQSPRTWRAVTRDGLVPVLWGPTLRDWQDVSQDERVAGALRGSRGGAIVLGHDGFAGPEDGVDDGPAPLVDRGDLTRRLLRACGERGLVGRSLGDALVVGEQSRRAWFRR; encoded by the coding sequence GTGTGCGCGGTGCGGACCTCCGCGCCGCACGTGGTGCTGACCTACGACGACGGCCCCGAGCCGGGCAGTACCGAGGCGGTGTTGGAGGCGCTCCGCGCTTTCCGGGCGACCGCCACCTTCTTCGTGCTGATGACCCGTGTCCGGCGTTTCCCCGGGCTGCTCGCGGAGGTGGTGGCGGAAGGGCACGAGGTAGGGCTGCACGGGCTGGACCACCGCCGGCTCACCGGTTTCCCGGCGGACGAGGTCGAGCGGCGCACCCGGAGCGGCCGGGCCGAGCTGGAGGACGTGATCGGCCGCGCCGTCACCTGGTTCCGCCCGCCGTACGGCACGCAGTCACCGCGCACCTGGCGCGCGGTGACCCGGGACGGGTTGGTGCCCGTGCTGTGGGGACCGACGCTGCGCGATTGGCAGGACGTGTCGCAGGACGAGCGGGTGGCCGGTGCGCTGCGCGGCAGCCGGGGCGGGGCGATCGTGCTCGGCCACGACGGCTTCGCCGGCCCGGAGGACGGCGTGGACGACGGTCCCGCGCCGTTGGTGGACCGGGGCGACCTGACCCGGCGGCTGCTGCGGGCCTGCGGTGAACGCGGCCTGGTGGGCCGTTCCCTGGGGGACGCGTTGGTCGTGGGAGAGCAGTCGCGGCGCGCCTGGTTCCGCCGCTGA